In the Glycine max cultivar Williams 82 chromosome 19, Glycine_max_v4.0, whole genome shotgun sequence genome, GAATATATAAAGCCGTGTATCATCTGATTGGGAGGGATATAGTGGGCTTCATAAGTTGTTGCCCAAACTGTTGGATCCATATGAATTTGCAATGTTAGTGGGAACTGTGCCAGTGGAAATAAAGCATATAGAAATAGTAAAAGGGCAGATTctaaaatcaaaaacaaaaagaaacaaaataagcgAAAGGAAATATACAAAAAGAAGGGCGAGGTATCCAAAAAGGATAAACATGATGCATGTGACATTAACTGGAGAAGTATGAACAACTTGCTTTAAATCAAATTTGCCTTTTTCTCTCCTTGAATTTCTCCTTGTTTAAAGTTATAATAACTGAATATGGATTCAATCATTACGAAAAAGTGATATAGGactgaaaaaaattgtatacgTGTAAGTCCAAATTAGTGTGCACTCCTTTCATGATAGCCGAGTGTGGCAACTGGCAAGTACTGAGTATATCGGGAGGAACACAAACCAGCAGAATTTGATGTATTTTTAAATCCATATGATATAATGcttaaatacataaattaggtCAACATCTGAATCTAAATTTGAtgtaaaatagtattttaaccTCTGCAATATAtagaacaaatatttattttatataaataaaatttatataaaataaatgtttgtaaacatataaattatattataattaaattttagtaaatCATTTGTGGCCGGAACTCCCAGGTCGACATATTATTGTTGTCTGTTAGTTTGTTTTTTCGTTACtgaacacacacacaaaaaaaaaggttatttgTTACCATAACATAGTAGATTCATGATCTTGTCAGAAGTGTCTTTtccatcttattttatttttaaaaaaaaaatatttacactacGATCTAATCCTAAGGCCTCAGCTTCAATTGAGAATATGTATAATCAAATCAATATCTTCATTCAAGTATTACGGTGACACGAAGGGATGATCATACATAACCAAAATTAAAGTCATGACCCCTTTAAATGAAGGGCAACATCATAAATGCTGTCTTTACTAGtttgtgagattgatacactcaAATTAGGGGATTGTCTTTACTAGTTTCGTTttccatgtaatttttttttttttgggtctaATTCTGTAATTGCCTCTTTTAGTCAGTGTACTTTCGAGTTGGAGTGGGGGTGGGGAAGACGAGGGTCGAGGGTTGAGGAGGAGGACTTTCGTGAGGTTGTATTTGTGACATGAGTTGATCACGTGATCtgatatatattttcttcttttgtaatCGATCGTTTTAAGATTATTACattcatattcaaaatttattttattttctatgtttaaattatttatattcttaatatgttcattatttattttatttgttcttttgATATTTTGTATACTATTTGGACTTGACAAGTCGTTACCAAGAAAATTTCTTCGCACGACTGatagaaaacattttatatactattatatttttttttcttttctgatgtgggtataattaacaaaataagtacataaataaaaacaaaaacatttatttaaaaatgaacaataaaaagaaaagaaaataataaccatttggaaaagattttttaaaattatccatAACTCATTTTGACAAGTATGAGTAGtacataaaatatcaaaaatcactttgataagattttttaaaattgttcatAACTCAATTTGGTGAAAATGGGTGAGTGAGAGAGACTAGAGCTATCAAATAGGTTGGCTCGCCTAGCTTGAATTTCTgatatgtcatatttttttttatttgatctggCATGTTAACTTATTGGGTCGAGCTAAAttgatctatttaatttttttaaaaaaaaaatacaaaaaaatactaattttaaaagGAGCTGAGTCAATTTTGATTGCTCCATTCTTTTTGGGGTATATGtattttcgaaaaaaaaaacttttttcttctatatttgATCAATTTgtatgtaattatatattaaaattgaattaaaaaaataaattgaacatAAATGGAATTTTCATTCGAAATTGAATGAATAAAATACTATAGTATTTTGTTTTGATGCAATCAAGATTAATAGAGAATGGAATGGTACAAAGATAGATGTCAAAGTCAAATATATTGTGGTGATGATGATTGAGATGTGAGTGGCAAAAGCGGCGTACATGGTGTCGCTATAATAGCACGCCTGACTCTTCGCTAATACGTTCCTTCCAACCCCAATCACTCAATCACCGTCCTTAGTCGTTGCTTCTTCCACCCCCACCACTCATAACCCGACACGTGTTCCACCACACTTTCCTCCTCTTCTTGCTATGTCTCTGCACCAAAACTCAGTGTTCTGATGCTGAGCCAAAACCGAAGCACCATGGACATGATTCCTGGGAAGATCCGAAAACGAGGCTGTTCCTCCTCcgcctcctcctcttcctccgtGCTCCACAACTACCGCTTCAAGAGGACTATTCTCGTCGGAAAGCGGGGCGGATCTAGTACGCCCGTGCCCACGTGGAAGCTCATGAGCTCGAGATCTCCGCTCCGGGCATTGGCCTCCCCCAAATACCCGCCGTCGCAGACGGCTAACAAGTCCCTCCAAGCTCCGGTCTCCGCCAGGAAGCTCGCCGCCACGCTCTGGGAGATGAACGAGATTCCTTCGCCCAGCGTCAGGTCCAAGAAGGAACTCAGAACCAGAGAAAGAGTTCCCAGGTCCATGCGTTCTGGTTCTTTGCCTCCCCATTTGTCCGATCCATCACACAGTCCTGTGTCCGAGGTACTCTCGCCaaaattcatgttttttgttttattaactAACTTGGGTCTTTTGGAAGAGATGTTCATATATAGTGTCTCTCGATCAACATGATTGTCttgtgagaaattaaaaaataaaaaaaaccaactaactacaaattatatatgtgttctcaatgtttaattaattttttttagagaatggATCGATCTGGAACCGGAAGTCGCCAAAAAAGAACTCCGTCTATTTCTCACAGGGCTAGGATCACTGAACACCATGTTGGTCCTTTGGATTCTCTTAGCAATGCCAGTCTCATGGAGGTATCTAAGCTAATTAATTCCAATACTAATATACAGACTTTATTTATACTTTGAGGACGATTTTCTCTATTGGAATGGACAAATtacatatcaattaaggttagGTGAGAATTGTGTCTATCTCTCTTTATCAGCATTAAATGGGTGGGCTCCTATCAACCTTTGCTAGTCTTTATGAACAAGAGGGGGATGGACCCTCTCGTTCagatttttatatgaaatgtcAATGTGAATATTGTGTCTTTCTGTCTGTCTGTCTCATCGTAGATGATGAATGGGTCCTGCAATCTATTGTCTGTAAAGAAAGAGATAGACACAAATGTGAGGATTCATTCCCACAAATTTTGCATGACCTTGTCATTCGAAAATATCAACAGAGAGGATCCATCCCTCTACCATGAAATGCCCCGTCGTGTAtagcaatatttttttacaactcTGTTGCTTTCATGTTTTAACTATATTTTGGACAAATTAGGAACTTCTTTCAATGAAAAATCTGTGTAGGTGTCAGCTGCAAAGGATTTGCATGCACTGCACAATTGCACATGGTCCCTTGTTTCTGCTCTTACtagtaattatattatattattaatacattGATGGTTGCTGACAGATTAATATATTTCTTCTTGATACATGAAGAAAAGACTTAGACCGAAAAAGATTATAAGTATAGCATGCCAATGTTCTCTATTCACATCAGAATGGCCAAACTACATGCTAAAGTTAATTACACATTTTTCTGTTACTTTGAATGGAGGTTCAGACGTTtagttttgttatttattttggtatGGTTTGAAATGTATCATGATCAAACACAAAACACCTTGTCATGCACTTGCCTATTTTAGCATACAATTGcgttttgtttttcattcagcctttttaatttttaaattctcaaGAAAAATACTTGATGTGTATGCCTCCTGATAGTTACATCTTGGTTTTCTTGCAGATTGAAACTAGATCCCGAGCACAGACCCCTGCTTCATCTGCTGTTGGAGTTAAAGGACGTTTAAAAGATGTTAGTAATGCTTTAACGACATCCAAAGAGctacttaaaattataaaccGGATGTGGGGTCATGAAGATCGTCCTTCATCTAGTATGTCTCTTATCTCAGCTCTGCATACTGAGCTGGAGAGGGCTCGCCTACAGGTCAATCAACTTATCCAGGAACAACGCTCAGATCAGAATGAGATAAATTATTTGATGAAGTGTTTTGCTGAAGAAAAGGCTGCTTGGAAAAACAAGGAGCAAGAAATTGTTGAGGTTGCAATTGAATCTATTGCTGGGGAACTCGATGTAGAGAGGAAACTCAGGAGACAATTAGAAAGCTTGAACAAGAAGCTTGGGAGAGAACTGGCTGACACTAAAGCTTCCCTTCTTAAGGTGGTGAAAGAGCTTGAAAGTGAGAAGAGAGCAAGAGAAATTATTGAGCAAGTATGTGATGAGTTAGCAAGAGATGCTGATGaagataagtctgagattgagaaacaaaagagaGTGTCTACAAAAGTTTGTGAAGAGgtagagaaagaaaaggaaataatgCAGTTGACCGATAGGTTACGTGAGGAGAGAGCTCAAAAGAAACTCTCTGATGCAAAATATCAGCTTGAGGAAAAGAATGCAGCTGTTGATAAGCTAAGGAATCAACTTGAAGTTTTTCTTGGAGGCAAACAAGTTAGAGAAAAGAGTCGCAGTTCCACTCACTTGAATGATGAAGAAATTGCTGCCTATCTCAGCAGAAGCCGATTAGGTTCCCATCTCGTTGAAGATAAAGAAGATGATGGAGGAGAGGTTGACAATGGAGTAGAATGCGAGGAGGAATCTGCTGAAAGTGATCTGCATTCTATAGAGTTAAATATGGACAACAACAAGAGTTATAAGTGGACCTACCCTCCTGAAAGCAGATTTGAT is a window encoding:
- the LOC100783303 gene encoding uncharacterized protein; the encoded protein is MLSQNRSTMDMIPGKIRKRGCSSSASSSSSVLHNYRFKRTILVGKRGGSSTPVPTWKLMSSRSPLRALASPKYPPSQTANKSLQAPVSARKLAATLWEMNEIPSPSVRSKKELRTRERVPRSMRSGSLPPHLSDPSHSPVSERMDRSGTGSRQKRTPSISHRARITEHHVGPLDSLSNASLMEIETRSRAQTPASSAVGVKGRLKDVSNALTTSKELLKIINRMWGHEDRPSSSMSLISALHTELERARLQVNQLIQEQRSDQNEINYLMKCFAEEKAAWKNKEQEIVEVAIESIAGELDVERKLRRQLESLNKKLGRELADTKASLLKVVKELESEKRAREIIEQVCDELARDADEDKSEIEKQKRVSTKVCEEVEKEKEIMQLTDRLREERAQKKLSDAKYQLEEKNAAVDKLRNQLEVFLGGKQVREKSRSSTHLNDEEIAAYLSRSRLGSHLVEDKEDDGGEVDNGVECEEESAESDLHSIELNMDNNKSYKWTYPPESRFDTRRYPIEEEVKGSRRSTSGKTSRKSTSLQRSISDGMEWGVQADKLQNSGDGIDWESFYELEKQAQGKGYGDEMQGYKSVKGLRDQILAGSRLASYRGYASPTRQFSQPWSSRDLTNNFQERPATAQGNGLKSRLGEARGEGQNLRKSKR